In the genome of Marispirochaeta sp., one region contains:
- a CDS encoding carboxypeptidase M32, whose amino-acid sequence MQDYIGDLKKITRDYQLLSESAAVLAWDQETYLPPKAVQERGEQLAQLQSLAHSSLTSPRVGELLAACGCGDDTPGGTAGEDPADVAYLRQVYRAYTRQIRIPSSLIESLARSTSAAQAAWAEARKRDDFSLFQPHLKEVLSLVVEKAQAVGYGDHPYDALIDEFEPWMTTAEVSRVFKNLEPSLKNLASRIAERPQVDDAFLHQSFSIEQQREFARRVVQDLGFDLSRGRIDETAHPFTATLGAHDVRITGRFREDYFGTGLFGLIHETGHALYEQGFDRKILGNILATGTSLGIHESQSRTWENVVGRSRAFWEHYLPLAREYFPSQLNKTGLEQFYRGINKVSPTNIRIDADEVTYGLHIILRFRLELAMVSGELKVEDLPGAWREASRELLGIEPETSAEGELQDIHWSMGAIGYFPTYALGNLYGAQFWSAFKRKAGDVDTIIREGDFTSLRNWHRESIHCHGASKTAGELCMEVSGEVLKAEYLQEYLENKFRSIYTF is encoded by the coding sequence ATGCAGGATTATATTGGAGACTTGAAAAAGATTACCCGGGACTATCAGCTTTTAAGCGAATCCGCCGCGGTTCTCGCCTGGGACCAGGAAACTTATCTTCCTCCTAAGGCTGTCCAGGAGCGGGGTGAGCAGCTGGCTCAGCTCCAGTCTCTGGCCCACTCGTCCCTGACTTCACCCAGGGTTGGCGAGCTGCTTGCAGCCTGCGGTTGCGGTGATGATACCCCCGGAGGAACTGCAGGGGAGGATCCCGCTGATGTGGCTTATCTGAGGCAGGTTTACCGCGCTTATACCAGGCAGATTCGCATTCCTTCGTCTCTTATCGAATCTCTGGCCCGCTCCACAAGTGCCGCCCAGGCTGCCTGGGCGGAGGCCCGGAAACGGGATGATTTCTCGCTTTTCCAGCCACATCTAAAGGAGGTCCTCTCCCTTGTAGTCGAGAAGGCTCAGGCTGTGGGATACGGAGATCATCCTTATGATGCTCTGATTGATGAGTTCGAGCCCTGGATGACTACCGCGGAGGTTTCGCGGGTATTCAAAAATCTCGAACCCTCGTTAAAGAATCTCGCTTCCCGCATAGCAGAAAGGCCCCAGGTTGATGATGCTTTTCTTCATCAGTCTTTTAGTATAGAACAGCAGCGTGAGTTTGCCCGTCGGGTGGTTCAGGACCTGGGTTTTGATCTCAGCCGCGGCCGCATAGACGAAACCGCCCACCCGTTTACTGCTACCCTCGGGGCTCATGATGTGCGGATAACCGGCCGCTTTCGGGAAGACTATTTTGGAACCGGACTCTTCGGTCTGATTCATGAAACTGGACATGCCCTGTATGAACAGGGCTTTGACAGGAAAATCCTGGGCAATATTCTGGCGACAGGAACCTCTCTTGGCATCCATGAAAGCCAGTCCCGGACCTGGGAGAATGTCGTCGGACGAAGCCGCGCTTTCTGGGAGCATTATCTCCCTCTTGCCCGGGAGTATTTTCCATCACAGTTAAACAAAACAGGTTTAGAGCAATTCTACCGGGGTATCAACAAGGTTTCACCAACCAATATCCGCATAGATGCCGATGAGGTAACCTACGGACTTCACATAATACTGCGTTTCAGGCTTGAGCTTGCCATGGTCAGCGGAGAGCTTAAGGTTGAGGATTTACCCGGCGCATGGAGAGAGGCTTCCCGGGAGCTGCTGGGAATCGAACCTGAGACAAGTGCCGAAGGAGAGCTGCAGGATATTCACTGGTCCATGGGGGCCATCGGGTATTTTCCCACCTACGCTTTGGGAAACCTTTATGGAGCCCAGTTCTGGTCTGCTTTTAAACGTAAAGCGGGTGACGTGGATACTATTATACGGGAAGGTGATTTTACTTCCTTGAGAAATTGGCACAGGGAATCAATACATTGTCATGGGGCGTCCAAAACTGCCGGCGAATTATGTATGGAAGTAAGCGGAGAAGTCCTGAAGGCTGAGTACCTTCAGGAATATCTGGAGAACAAGTTCCGCAGTATTTATACTTTCTGA
- the pgsA gene encoding CDP-diacylglycerol--glycerol-3-phosphate 3-phosphatidyltransferase: MNLPNKLTVLRIIITPLFLVFFLAPDWSAALTLPATIIIWLLYLLIESSDVLDGYIARKYNLVSDLGKVLDPFADVLSRITYFICFAAVGIMPVVILAVLLYREFSITFLRMVLIRKGVAMAASIWGKLKAVTYAIAGVLGLVTVSALRLNLFSSYLYLFERFTLSIFILAAVASVASFITYLKAALPVLRDTFQE, from the coding sequence ATGAACCTACCGAATAAACTGACCGTTTTGCGGATTATCATTACCCCGCTGTTTTTGGTATTTTTTCTTGCTCCTGACTGGTCTGCCGCTTTGACGCTCCCCGCAACGATCATAATATGGCTGCTCTATCTGCTTATAGAGAGTTCCGATGTTCTTGATGGTTACATAGCTCGAAAGTACAATCTTGTTTCAGACTTGGGAAAAGTTCTAGACCCTTTTGCCGATGTCCTGAGCCGTATTACCTATTTTATCTGTTTTGCGGCCGTCGGCATTATGCCTGTTGTTATCCTCGCGGTCTTATTGTACCGGGAGTTTTCAATAACCTTTCTAAGGATGGTGCTGATCAGAAAGGGTGTTGCCATGGCAGCGAGTATCTGGGGGAAATTGAAGGCTGTAACCTACGCTATAGCGGGTGTCCTGGGCCTTGTGACTGTTTCGGCCCTGCGGCTGAATCTTTTTTCCTCCTACTTGTATCTTTTTGAGAGATTTACTCTTTCTATATTCATTTTAGCGGCAGTAGCGTCTGTAGCGTCTTTTATAACCTATCTGAAGGCTGCTTTACCTGTACTCCGCGATACTTTTCAGGAGTAG
- the kduI gene encoding 5-dehydro-4-deoxy-D-glucuronate isomerase, with translation MDVRYAVHPEHGKTFDTPALRKHFLIDDLFAPGEIRLTYSHVDRIIAGSAVPLKQALSLEAGSELGVDYFFQRREAGIINIGGPGRVVTEKETYNLGTRDGLYIGAETREVRFESEAANNPADFYINSAPAHKAYPSKVITLKDAKEVNLGSAEESNERTIHQFVHPAVVDSCQLVMGMTLLKNGSIWNTMPAHTHDRRMEVYLYFNMEENTRVFHFMGEPAETRHLVVKNKQAAIMPSWSIHSGVGTGRYAFIWGMVGENQTFTDMDHIEMADLK, from the coding sequence ATGGATGTTCGTTATGCTGTACATCCCGAACACGGAAAAACTTTTGATACCCCGGCTTTAAGAAAACATTTTTTGATTGACGATCTTTTTGCTCCCGGTGAGATTCGTCTTACCTACAGCCATGTCGACAGAATTATCGCCGGGAGCGCAGTACCCCTGAAACAGGCCCTCTCGCTGGAAGCGGGAAGCGAGCTGGGAGTTGATTACTTTTTTCAGCGCCGTGAGGCAGGAATCATCAACATCGGCGGACCAGGAAGGGTTGTCACAGAAAAAGAAACCTACAATCTTGGAACAAGGGACGGGCTTTATATTGGTGCTGAAACACGAGAGGTCCGCTTTGAAAGTGAGGCCGCGAACAATCCCGCCGACTTCTACATCAACAGTGCCCCTGCACATAAAGCTTATCCGTCAAAAGTTATCACCCTCAAGGATGCGAAAGAGGTTAACCTCGGTTCTGCGGAGGAGTCAAACGAGCGGACCATACATCAGTTTGTTCATCCTGCTGTGGTCGATAGCTGCCAGCTGGTAATGGGAATGACCCTGCTGAAAAACGGGTCTATCTGGAATACCATGCCGGCCCACACCCACGACCGCCGCATGGAGGTGTATCTCTACTTCAACATGGAAGAGAACACACGGGTATTTCATTTTATGGGGGAACCGGCGGAGACCAGGCATCTTGTAGTTAAAAATAAGCAGGCAGCCATTATGCCCAGCTGGTCGATACACTCAGGTGTAGGTACGGGGCGTTACGCATTTATCTGGGGAATGGTTGGAGAAAACCAGACCTTTACTGATATGGACCATATTGAAATGGCGGATCTGAAATAA
- a CDS encoding IclR family transcriptional regulator — translation MSVQSIDRTFDILELLAHFESGLSLTEISEKIDLPKSTVHRLLKVLRERNYIEKSDSSNVNRLGLAFIELCSGLLNSLELKTEAQVYLRKLSQQTGQVVFLAIRQDGEIVYIDKTERHNEIRDYCFIGQRRPLYCTALGKSLLMGCTDDEIRELVDPASMTRFTDHTITDIDSLINEIHISRDRGYSIDNEEVELDMKCVSAPILDYRNIIIAAVSTSWDLSYTEDDVTERNVRLVMETARSISLRMGYRGQGFFMVDSGSSF, via the coding sequence ATGAGCGTACAATCCATCGACCGTACCTTTGACATTCTGGAATTACTCGCCCACTTCGAAAGTGGGCTTTCTCTTACGGAGATCAGTGAAAAAATCGATCTGCCGAAGAGCACTGTGCACCGGCTGCTGAAGGTGCTGCGGGAACGGAATTATATTGAGAAAAGCGATTCTTCCAATGTGAATCGTCTGGGTCTCGCCTTTATTGAACTATGCAGCGGCCTTCTCAACAGCCTCGAGCTGAAGACCGAGGCCCAGGTCTATTTACGCAAGCTTTCCCAGCAGACGGGGCAGGTGGTGTTTCTCGCAATACGGCAGGACGGCGAAATTGTCTACATCGATAAGACGGAACGACATAATGAGATTCGGGATTATTGTTTTATCGGGCAACGCCGTCCGCTTTACTGTACCGCCCTGGGAAAATCCCTGCTTATGGGCTGCACGGATGATGAGATACGGGAGCTCGTGGATCCTGCTTCTATGACCAGGTTTACTGATCATACGATTACCGATATTGATTCGTTGATTAACGAGATCCATATTTCCCGGGACCGGGGATACTCAATTGACAACGAAGAGGTGGAGCTTGACATGAAGTGTGTCTCAGCCCCCATACTTGATTACCGGAATATAATCATTGCCGCTGTCAGCACATCCTGGGACCTTTCGTACACTGAAGACGATGTTACTGAACGCAACGTTCGGCTTGTTATGGAGACTGCCCGCTCAATCAGCCTGCGGATGGGTTACAGGGGCCAGGGGTTTTTTATGGTTGACAGCGGCAGCTCTTTTTAG
- a CDS encoding TRAP transporter substrate-binding protein, giving the protein MKKIVLFVCVLSLVLSVAVMAEGQKEGKAAEKTYVFKYSNSQSDSHPRSQSMFFFKDKLEKASNGRIKVELYTGGVLGTEAEVLDQVKIGTIQGCRGGLFERASSKYLIYTLPFMFENIDQVLKVMNSEFGEKVNESAMENGLYIPATGVAGGFRNITNSKRPIRTVEDVRGLKMRTPPIDMTIKTFKAIGANPQQVAYTETYMALKTGVVDGQENPFSNTVDMKFYEPQTYLSVVNWQVHPDPFYVNPDWYESLPDDLKAVFDSVAEATMDYSNELWLSSEKDYYLVLQEELEVNEIGSSAREGFVKAVKPVWQGYVDEGLFSWDEINEVLAIAGN; this is encoded by the coding sequence ATGAAAAAAATTGTACTGTTTGTCTGTGTGCTAAGTCTGGTGCTTTCAGTCGCAGTTATGGCAGAAGGCCAGAAGGAGGGGAAAGCCGCTGAAAAAACTTATGTGTTCAAGTATTCCAACTCCCAATCAGACTCCCACCCCCGCAGCCAGTCCATGTTTTTCTTTAAAGACAAACTGGAAAAGGCCAGTAACGGACGAATCAAGGTTGAGCTGTATACCGGCGGTGTTCTGGGTACAGAGGCCGAAGTACTTGACCAGGTAAAAATCGGGACTATCCAGGGATGCCGGGGCGGTCTTTTTGAACGTGCCAGCAGCAAGTACCTGATCTATACACTGCCGTTCATGTTTGAAAATATTGACCAGGTACTTAAGGTCATGAACAGTGAGTTCGGCGAGAAGGTCAATGAAAGTGCCATGGAAAACGGACTGTATATCCCGGCAACCGGTGTGGCCGGAGGTTTCAGGAACATTACAAACAGCAAGCGGCCCATCAGAACGGTAGAAGATGTTCGTGGTCTCAAGATGAGGACTCCCCCCATCGACATGACAATAAAAACCTTCAAGGCTATTGGTGCCAACCCCCAGCAGGTCGCCTATACCGAAACCTATATGGCCCTGAAGACCGGCGTGGTTGACGGACAGGAAAATCCCTTTTCCAATACCGTTGATATGAAGTTCTATGAACCCCAGACCTATCTTTCCGTTGTAAACTGGCAGGTTCATCCGGATCCTTTCTATGTGAACCCTGACTGGTATGAGTCACTTCCTGATGACCTCAAGGCTGTATTTGACTCCGTAGCAGAAGCAACCATGGATTATTCGAACGAACTCTGGCTGAGCTCAGAGAAGGACTACTACCTGGTTCTGCAGGAAGAGCTGGAAGTAAACGAAATAGGTTCTTCCGCCCGGGAGGGCTTTGTTAAGGCTGTTAAGCCTGTTTGGCAGGGCTATGTTGATGAAGGTCTTTTTTCCTGGGACGAGATTAACGAAGTTCTGGCTATTGCCGGTAATTAA
- a CDS encoding TRAP transporter small permease, whose product MKGIVAVEGRISLFLESLVTVFFGIILLLTILLVILRYLFNTSIIGGNELMEFLFIYTTALGAAVSLGKRSHIKVTYFIDRLPEIPKAVVDTFSLTLVLGINAVMLRLSFPWIAKVGSSASPVLRLPSWIAMISVPVGCTLAVLYCAFDIYKIWFSHDKPEGGLA is encoded by the coding sequence ATGAAAGGAATAGTCGCCGTAGAAGGACGGATAAGTCTCTTTCTGGAGTCCCTTGTAACGGTTTTCTTTGGGATAATCCTTCTTTTAACGATTCTGCTTGTAATCTTACGCTACCTTTTCAATACCTCCATAATTGGAGGGAATGAGCTTATGGAATTCCTTTTTATCTACACCACTGCTCTTGGCGCTGCTGTGTCTCTGGGTAAGCGCAGTCATATTAAAGTGACCTACTTCATAGACCGTTTACCGGAGATCCCAAAGGCTGTTGTGGACACCTTTTCGCTGACCCTTGTTTTGGGGATCAATGCCGTCATGCTGCGGCTGAGTTTTCCCTGGATCGCCAAGGTAGGGTCTTCGGCTTCCCCGGTGCTCAGACTGCCTTCCTGGATCGCTATGATCAGCGTACCGGTGGGCTGTACTCTGGCAGTGCTGTATTGTGCTTTTGATATATACAAGATCTGGTTCTCCCATGATAAACCGGAAGGGGGCCTGGCATGA
- a CDS encoding HAD-IIB family hydrolase, translated as MQPIAALPESTSRRIGFVLCDIDDTLTRNGFLLAQAYNALWRLYQTGVKVIPVTGRPAGWCDMIIRQWPVDAVIGENGAFAMLRTAGGYDLSLHSSVAGEEVKRKLDGIRDFVLGKISGLKVAKDQAFRWFDLAFDFAEDPPRFGMDTAVKIKELCEQKGAIAKISSIHVNTWFGDYSKLDMARELLSKHYTLTDREQRERVFFCGDSPNDEPMFSYFPLSCGVENIRTFLEVMKNPPSFVTRTSHGEGFAEAAEIILTAHKGTE; from the coding sequence ATGCAGCCGATAGCGGCCCTTCCTGAGAGTACCTCCCGCCGGATCGGTTTTGTTTTATGTGATATTGATGATACCCTTACCAGGAACGGCTTTCTTCTTGCTCAAGCCTATAATGCTCTATGGAGATTATACCAGACCGGAGTCAAGGTCATTCCTGTTACCGGCCGGCCCGCAGGGTGGTGCGACATGATTATCCGTCAGTGGCCGGTGGACGCGGTGATTGGAGAAAACGGGGCTTTCGCCATGCTGAGGACCGCAGGAGGCTACGACCTTTCACTGCATTCCTCCGTTGCCGGCGAAGAAGTTAAGCGTAAACTTGATGGAATACGTGATTTTGTCCTGGGGAAAATTTCCGGACTGAAAGTGGCGAAGGATCAGGCTTTTCGCTGGTTCGATCTTGCTTTTGATTTTGCAGAAGACCCGCCCCGTTTTGGTATGGACACTGCGGTTAAAATAAAAGAACTGTGCGAGCAGAAAGGTGCAATCGCAAAAATCAGTTCTATTCATGTAAACACCTGGTTTGGTGATTACAGTAAGCTGGATATGGCCCGGGAGCTCCTCTCAAAACACTATACCTTGACTGATCGGGAACAAAGAGAGCGTGTTTTTTTCTGTGGTGATTCTCCAAATGACGAGCCCATGTTCTCATATTTTCCTCTTTCCTGTGGAGTGGAAAATATCCGCACCTTTCTTGAAGTAATGAAAAATCCTCCCTCGTTTGTGACCAGGACATCCCATGGAGAGGGATTTGCCGAAGCGGCAGAGATTATCCTGACGGCACACAAAGGGACTGAATAA
- the thrS gene encoding threonine--tRNA ligase: MSNENKKAADSKADAKEEKLHRIRHSMAHVMAEAVLQIFPEGKVAIGPAIENGFYYDFDLPRSLKEEDLEEITARMQEIIKKGLPFERQVISRDEALKRFVDQPYKVELINELPEGEEISIYSQGGFTDLCRGPHVESTSRLNPQSFKLLSIAGAYWRGDEKRPMLQRIYGTAWTNPKDLRLYLQQLEELEKRDHRKVGRELDLFSTHEEAGPGLVYWHPKGARIRVAIEDFWRDEHRKNGYEFLFTPHVGKSWLWETSGHLDFYAEGMYPEMIMDKANYYAKPMNCPFHIMIYKTNKHSYRELPFRWAELGTVYRYEKSGTLHGLLRVRGFTQDDAHIFCTPGQVEDEILEVLRFSLHMLRSFGFKDIQAYLSTMPEKAVGDPEQWKLAEESLRKAIEAEGLEYEVDEGGGAFYGPKIDLKIKDALGRSWQLSTVQFDFNEPERFNMTYTDKSGAEKRPYMVHRALLGSLERFFGVLIEHYGGAFPVWLAPTQIMVIPVAAAFEEYADKVYKALKDAGFRVDLDDSDDRLNAKIRNAQQDKIPYMLILGEKEADAGAVSVRLRNGKQENGIPLNDFISRTEAVITDKEEL; the protein is encoded by the coding sequence ATGAGCAACGAGAATAAAAAGGCTGCGGATAGTAAAGCGGACGCCAAAGAGGAAAAACTTCACCGAATACGCCATTCCATGGCTCACGTTATGGCCGAGGCGGTATTGCAGATTTTTCCTGAAGGAAAGGTCGCCATAGGTCCTGCCATCGAGAACGGCTTTTACTACGATTTTGATTTACCCCGTTCCCTGAAAGAAGAGGATCTGGAAGAGATCACCGCACGCATGCAGGAGATAATAAAAAAGGGGCTTCCTTTCGAGCGGCAGGTAATAAGCCGGGACGAGGCCTTGAAGCGTTTTGTCGATCAGCCCTACAAGGTGGAGCTTATAAACGAATTACCCGAGGGCGAGGAAATTTCCATCTACAGCCAGGGCGGTTTTACCGATTTATGCCGGGGACCTCATGTGGAGAGCACCTCCAGGCTGAATCCTCAAAGCTTCAAGCTTCTTTCCATTGCCGGAGCATACTGGCGGGGAGACGAAAAGCGTCCCATGTTGCAGCGGATTTACGGTACTGCCTGGACCAACCCAAAGGATCTGCGGCTTTATCTGCAGCAGCTTGAAGAGTTGGAGAAACGGGACCACCGTAAAGTCGGCCGGGAGCTGGACCTTTTCAGTACCCACGAGGAGGCGGGACCCGGACTGGTCTACTGGCACCCCAAAGGCGCGCGTATCCGGGTCGCTATCGAAGATTTCTGGCGGGATGAACATCGTAAAAACGGATACGAGTTTCTTTTTACACCTCACGTAGGTAAATCATGGCTGTGGGAAACCTCCGGGCATCTGGATTTTTACGCCGAAGGAATGTACCCGGAGATGATCATGGACAAGGCCAATTATTACGCCAAACCCATGAACTGTCCTTTTCACATTATGATCTACAAGACAAACAAGCACTCTTACCGGGAGCTGCCCTTCCGCTGGGCAGAGCTGGGAACGGTCTACCGTTATGAAAAATCCGGTACCCTTCATGGTTTGCTGCGTGTCCGGGGCTTTACCCAGGATGATGCACATATCTTTTGTACTCCCGGGCAGGTAGAGGACGAAATCCTCGAGGTCCTGCGCTTTTCTCTTCATATGCTGCGCTCTTTCGGCTTCAAGGATATACAGGCATACCTTTCGACAATGCCGGAGAAAGCAGTGGGCGATCCTGAGCAGTGGAAGCTTGCGGAAGAATCCCTGCGCAAGGCCATTGAGGCAGAAGGACTGGAGTACGAAGTCGACGAAGGAGGCGGCGCATTCTACGGCCCCAAGATCGACCTGAAGATCAAGGATGCTCTGGGGCGCTCCTGGCAGCTTTCCACCGTGCAGTTTGACTTTAACGAGCCTGAGCGTTTTAACATGACCTACACCGACAAGTCAGGTGCCGAGAAGCGTCCCTACATGGTACATCGGGCCCTGCTCGGTTCCCTGGAACGCTTCTTTGGAGTCCTGATCGAGCATTACGGCGGAGCCTTTCCTGTCTGGCTTGCTCCGACCCAGATTATGGTGATCCCCGTGGCTGCTGCTTTTGAGGAATACGCGGACAAGGTCTATAAAGCTCTTAAGGACGCGGGATTCCGGGTAGACCTGGACGACAGCGACGACCGTTTAAACGCGAAAATCCGGAACGCCCAGCAGGATAAGATTCCATACATGCTGATTCTGGGAGAAAAAGAGGCCGACGCCGGTGCTGTCTCGGTGCGATTGAGGAACGGCAAGCAGGAAAACGGGATTCCTCTTAATGATTTTATTTCCAGAACCGAGGCGGTAATTACAGACAAAGAGGAACTCTAG
- a CDS encoding TRAP transporter large permease, protein MSILLISLLLLLVIGVPIAYSLGVSSFLYFIIVHPELIAILPQRLFAGMNSYTMIALPLFCLMGFLMNEGGITRRLIDFSLLFVGRLRGGLGLVNVLASMIFGGISGSSVSDTASIGAVLIPEMEHKGYSPEFASGITVASSTMGMIIPPSVPMVVYALAAEESVGRLFLGSLFPGLMIGLLMLTITIVISSFKRFPREEFSLDRKQKIETFNRAILALIMPLFVIGSVVLGIATATESAGMGVLYAFVVGTVIFKTLKIKKIPRLMKDAIMTSANVMIIIALSKLYIWILAIEHVPQMLSLFIHQLNLPGIWIVLAVNLVILVTGTFIDVSPAILLLTPVLLPIVGGLGMNPVQFGVLLISGLAVGLITPPVGMCLNVASAISGLRIGKIFYGAMPFLAANLITLLLISFVPQFTLWLPELLMK, encoded by the coding sequence ATGAGCATTCTTCTTATCAGTCTTCTTCTCCTTCTGGTAATCGGCGTACCCATAGCCTATTCTCTGGGAGTATCCTCTTTTCTATATTTTATTATTGTTCACCCTGAACTCATAGCCATATTGCCCCAACGCCTTTTCGCAGGTATGAACTCCTATACCATGATCGCTTTGCCCCTGTTCTGTTTGATGGGGTTTCTTATGAACGAAGGGGGGATTACCCGGCGGCTCATCGACTTTTCTCTGCTCTTCGTGGGACGACTGCGGGGAGGGCTCGGCCTGGTTAATGTTTTAGCCAGTATGATTTTCGGCGGAATATCCGGTTCTTCCGTTTCGGATACAGCTTCAATAGGCGCAGTACTTATTCCGGAGATGGAACACAAGGGTTATTCACCGGAATTTGCCAGTGGTATAACCGTCGCCTCTTCTACCATGGGGATGATTATTCCACCGAGCGTTCCCATGGTGGTCTATGCCCTGGCTGCTGAAGAATCGGTTGGGAGGCTGTTTCTCGGCAGCCTTTTTCCCGGTCTCATGATCGGGCTTCTGATGCTGACGATTACCATTGTAATCTCTTCCTTCAAAAGATTCCCCCGGGAAGAGTTCAGCCTTGACAGGAAACAGAAGATCGAGACCTTTAACAGGGCTATTCTGGCTCTGATAATGCCCCTTTTTGTAATCGGGTCCGTGGTGCTCGGTATTGCAACCGCCACTGAATCCGCGGGAATGGGAGTGCTTTATGCGTTTGTCGTGGGTACCGTCATTTTCAAGACCCTGAAAATCAAAAAAATCCCCCGGCTGATGAAAGACGCAATTATGACCAGTGCGAACGTAATGATCATAATCGCATTGTCAAAACTCTATATCTGGATTCTCGCCATAGAACATGTACCGCAAATGCTTTCGCTGTTTATCCATCAGCTGAATTTACCGGGCATCTGGATTGTTCTTGCCGTTAACCTGGTAATTCTTGTTACAGGAACCTTTATAGATGTCAGCCCCGCCATTCTGCTGTTGACTCCGGTATTGCTGCCTATAGTTGGCGGTCTCGGCATGAACCCTGTTCAGTTCGGCGTGCTGCTTATCTCAGGTCTGGCTGTCGGATTAATTACCCCTCCGGTGGGTATGTGTCTGAATGTAGCGTCCGCAATATCGGGCCTGCGTATCGGAAAAATATTTTATGGTGCCATGCCGTTTCTGGCGGCTAACTTAATTACTCTTTTGCTCATCAGCTTTGTTCCCCAGTTCACTCTGTGGCTGCCGGAATTATTGATGAAATAA
- the kduD gene encoding 2-dehydro-3-deoxy-D-gluconate 5-dehydrogenase KduD, whose translation MSLSFDLSGKVAIVTGSSTGLGQGISLGLAAAGADIVGVDYVESSETAALVKKAGRGYLEIRANLMSIEPVNDIIEKALSAFGKIDILVNNAGIIRREDSINFSEKDWDDVMNINVKTVFFMSQAAARQFIKQKQGGKIINIASMLSFQGGIRVPSYTASKSGVMGITRLMANEWARHNINVNAIAPGYMATNNTAPLRADKERSAEILGRIPSGRWGLPEDLQGPVVFLASPASDYVQGYTIAVDGGWLAR comes from the coding sequence GTGAGTCTTTCATTTGATCTAAGCGGAAAAGTTGCAATTGTGACCGGTTCTTCTACCGGGCTCGGACAGGGAATCTCTCTGGGGCTTGCAGCAGCAGGGGCGGACATCGTCGGAGTAGATTACGTCGAGTCCTCGGAAACCGCTGCGCTGGTAAAGAAAGCCGGAAGAGGGTATCTCGAAATCAGGGCAAACCTGATGAGCATAGAGCCGGTTAATGATATCATAGAAAAAGCGCTGTCTGCTTTTGGAAAGATCGATATACTTGTTAACAATGCGGGTATAATACGCCGTGAGGATTCAATAAACTTCAGTGAGAAAGACTGGGATGACGTTATGAATATCAACGTAAAAACAGTGTTTTTCATGAGTCAGGCGGCGGCTCGTCAATTTATTAAGCAGAAGCAGGGTGGAAAGATCATAAATATCGCATCCATGCTTTCTTTCCAGGGCGGAATTCGGGTTCCATCCTATACCGCGAGTAAAAGCGGTGTAATGGGAATAACACGCCTCATGGCTAATGAATGGGCCAGACACAACATTAACGTGAATGCAATTGCTCCCGGCTATATGGCGACAAACAATACTGCTCCCCTGCGTGCAGACAAAGAGAGAAGTGCGGAAATTCTTGGGCGTATTCCTTCTGGTCGGTGGGGTCTCCCTGAAGATTTACAGGGACCGGTTGTTTTTCTGGCGTCACCGGCTTCGGACTATGTGCAGGGCTATACCATCGCCGTTGACGGCGGCTGGTTAGCCCGCTAG
- a CDS encoding WGR domain-containing protein codes for MIITFFKEDAKGSFWYYSVHDRQGNLFTEYALTVVWGREPNAGREKVHLYDSARDMDCALRTILRKKVSQGYKVLYRFARNKRYIALLDEFDVHVV; via the coding sequence ATGATAATTACCTTTTTTAAGGAAGACGCCAAAGGAAGTTTCTGGTATTACTCGGTACATGACAGGCAGGGAAACCTCTTTACCGAATACGCGCTTACAGTGGTGTGGGGTCGAGAACCCAATGCGGGACGGGAAAAGGTACATCTGTATGATTCCGCCCGAGATATGGATTGTGCGCTCAGGACCATTTTGCGAAAAAAAGTTTCCCAAGGGTACAAAGTACTCTACCGCTTTGCAAGGAACAAACGTTACATTGCGCTGCTGGATGAATTTGACGTTCATGTTGTTTAA